GACGGCGCGGCCATCGACGTGGTCGTCGTCGGCAACGGTGCCCGGCTGCCCGGCCTGCCACCCGGCGTGCGCAGTCTCGAACTGCCGCAGAACCTCGGCATCCCCGGCGGGCGCAACGTCGGCATCGAGGCGTTCGGCCCCGGGGGCAGCGAGGTCGACGTGCTGCTGTTTCTGGACGACGATGGTCGACTTCCAGACAAAAACGTGGCAGAGACGGTTCGGGCCGCCTTCGAGGCCGATCCCCAGCTCGGCATCGTCAGCTTCCGCATCACCGATCCCGAGAGCGGTACCACGCAACGCCGGCACGTGCCGCGGCTGCGCGCCTCCGACCCGTTGCGCTCCTCGCGGGTCACCACCTTCCTCGGGGGCGCGAACGCCGTGCGCACCCACGTCTTCCAGCAGGTCGGGGGCCTGCCGGACAACTTCTTCTACGCGCACGAGGAGACCGACCTGGCCTGGCGGGCGCTCGACGCCGGCTGGCACATCGACTACCGCGCCGACCTCGTGCTGCACCACCCCGCGACCGCGCCGTCCCGGCACGCCGTGTACCACCGCATGATCGCCAGGAACCGGGTGTGGCTGGCCCGCCGCAACCTGCCCCTGCCCCTGGTGCCCGTCTACCTCATGAACTGGCTGCTGCTGACCCTGCTGCGCAGGCCGTCGCGGCCGGCGCTCGCCGCGTGGTTCGGCGGCTTCGTGGAAGGCTGGCGGACGCCCTGCGGGCCCCGCAGGCCGATGCGTTGGCGTACGGTATGGCGCCTGACCCGGCTCGGACGACCTCCTGTCATCTGACAAGCTCGGGTCTGAGAACATCCAGTAGCCGCCGCACCGCGGCATCTTCCAGCTTGTGCCCTGCGAGGACGAGAGTTCAAGTGAGTGAGACCACGCACGACAGTGCGCCCCCCCGTGATGTACCACTGGCCGAACTCGCGGCCCGTCACG
Above is a genomic segment from Streptomyces marincola containing:
- a CDS encoding glycosyltransferase family 2 protein codes for the protein MGDRPEALRALLDSVAAQDGAAIDVVVVGNGARLPGLPPGVRSLELPQNLGIPGGRNVGIEAFGPGGSEVDVLLFLDDDGRLPDKNVAETVRAAFEADPQLGIVSFRITDPESGTTQRRHVPRLRASDPLRSSRVTTFLGGANAVRTHVFQQVGGLPDNFFYAHEETDLAWRALDAGWHIDYRADLVLHHPATAPSRHAVYHRMIARNRVWLARRNLPLPLVPVYLMNWLLLTLLRRPSRPALAAWFGGFVEGWRTPCGPRRPMRWRTVWRLTRLGRPPVI